One window of Cryptobacterium curtum DSM 15641 genomic DNA carries:
- a CDS encoding YhgE/Pip domain-containing protein, which translates to MRNVFRMFVDDLRLGLHSPISTLILVGLILLPVMYAWLNTAASWDPYNNTQGLKVAVVNDDEGYKGDFLPLRVNTGDSVVSSLRANDSFSWEFVDNDTAMEGVRSGRYYAALVIPSSFSADLMSLFSPNVEHSSIIYYTNEKENPIAPRITDAGAGVIQESIREQFTSTVSEVALSLSSDLVDFSQSDQLASYIERMGNSIDTASSDIHDAADRIRSFSRVMGATRSLVDSSASVMDSASDSSTRMQNAISSSEDSLSSTASSLEGSVDAVSQALSKSAESFDSLGGQANQAFDAIGDSSQTASAQLRTLANRVLVIKQSYDSLATALESVNTGHAFDAVITQIREASRIQGDLAQNLADTADSIDSGVSDSSTRRQQVADLIAQAKQGINAAKTDYNGDLTSSVGQLKQSLAQVSGSAQTISSDLDATMASLSDATDSLSARLASAQEQLDQAAKELDGSADYLKEVKEKLSDALASGDVDKIKAIIDGDTTSLADYLASPISMERQGIFPVENNGSSMSSFYTMLTLWVGAVILVVMLEGHLNESRRAQYPKLKPREEFFGRFGIFSLLGLGQSLVVCLGDLFFLKIQCVHPVLFVLAGVLIGQMFCFFIYTLVVSFGNVGKAISVILLVMQVAGSGGIFPIEMSDTIFQDIYPWLPFVHGMRAMQSCVAGIYGMEYVSGLLAVSSLVALSLLLGLIIRKPIAQSNQMLRRKLEETKLM; encoded by the coding sequence ATGAGAAATGTGTTCCGCATGTTTGTCGATGATTTGCGTCTTGGTCTGCACAGCCCTATTTCTACCCTCATTTTAGTTGGTCTTATTCTGCTTCCCGTTATGTATGCCTGGCTCAATACGGCGGCAAGCTGGGATCCGTATAACAATACGCAAGGGCTCAAGGTTGCTGTGGTCAACGACGACGAAGGCTACAAGGGCGATTTTTTACCTCTTCGGGTAAACACGGGCGATTCCGTTGTTTCGTCGTTGCGGGCAAATGATAGTTTTAGCTGGGAATTTGTCGATAACGACACCGCCATGGAAGGGGTACGGTCGGGTCGCTACTATGCGGCACTGGTTATACCCTCGTCGTTTTCGGCAGATCTTATGTCGCTGTTTTCTCCCAACGTTGAACATTCGAGCATCATTTACTACACCAACGAAAAAGAAAATCCTATTGCACCACGTATTACTGATGCCGGTGCAGGGGTCATTCAAGAAAGTATTCGCGAGCAGTTTACAAGCACGGTCAGTGAAGTGGCGCTTTCGTTGTCATCTGACCTTGTCGATTTCAGTCAGAGTGATCAGCTGGCTTCTTATATTGAACGCATGGGGAATAGCATCGATACTGCTTCGTCTGACATTCACGATGCGGCTGACCGTATCCGATCTTTCTCTCGGGTCATGGGTGCAACGCGTTCGCTTGTTGACTCGTCGGCATCGGTGATGGACTCCGCTTCAGATTCGTCAACACGAATGCAGAACGCTATTTCGTCATCCGAAGATTCGCTTTCGTCAACGGCGTCATCCTTAGAGGGGTCAGTTGATGCCGTGAGTCAGGCACTCTCCAAGAGTGCAGAGAGTTTTGATTCTCTGGGCGGCCAGGCTAATCAGGCTTTTGATGCCATTGGCGATTCTTCACAGACTGCATCGGCGCAGTTGCGTACGCTTGCCAACAGGGTTCTTGTGATCAAGCAGTCATACGATTCGCTTGCTACTGCACTTGAATCGGTGAACACTGGTCATGCGTTTGATGCGGTGATCACTCAGATACGAGAAGCTTCGAGAATCCAAGGGGATCTTGCGCAGAATCTTGCGGACACAGCCGATTCAATTGATTCAGGCGTGTCTGATTCTTCCACGCGCCGTCAACAGGTGGCCGATCTGATAGCACAGGCAAAGCAGGGAATTAACGCAGCGAAAACCGACTACAATGGCGATCTCACGTCGTCAGTTGGCCAGTTGAAGCAGTCGCTTGCGCAGGTATCGGGTAGCGCGCAAACGATATCGTCGGACTTGGATGCAACCATGGCATCTCTTTCTGATGCAACCGATTCGCTTTCAGCACGACTAGCCTCTGCCCAAGAGCAGCTTGATCAAGCAGCCAAGGAACTTGACGGATCGGCTGATTATCTGAAAGAGGTAAAAGAAAAACTCTCCGACGCCCTTGCATCGGGCGACGTTGACAAAATCAAAGCCATTATTGATGGCGATACGACGTCGCTTGCCGATTACTTAGCTTCCCCGATTTCCATGGAGCGCCAGGGCATATTTCCCGTGGAAAACAACGGGTCATCAATGTCATCGTTCTACACAATGCTCACCTTGTGGGTCGGGGCCGTTATTTTGGTCGTTATGCTTGAAGGGCACCTAAACGAAAGCCGCCGCGCTCAATATCCTAAGCTGAAGCCGCGCGAGGAGTTCTTTGGGCGATTTGGCATCTTTTCGCTTTTGGGTTTGGGACAGAGTTTAGTGGTGTGCCTAGGAGATCTATTCTTCTTGAAAATACAGTGCGTGCACCCGGTTCTCTTTGTGCTTGCTGGCGTGCTGATTGGGCAGATGTTCTGCTTCTTCATCTATACGTTAGTGGTTTCGTTTGGTAATGTCGGTAAGGCGATTTCGGTCATCTTGCTTGTTATGCAAGTGGCTGGTTCGGGTGGCATCTTTCCCATAGAGATGTCCGATACCATTTTCCAGGACATCTATCCGTGGCTGCCGTTTGTCCATGGCATGCGCGCGATGCAGTCGTGTGTGGCGGGTATCTATGGAATGGAATATGTCTCGGGTCTTTTGGCGGTTTCAAGTTTGGTGGCGCTTTCCTTGCTGCTGGGTTTGATTATTCGCAAGCCGATTGCGCAATCAAACCAGATGCTGCGGCGCAAGCTAGAGGAAACGAAGCTGATGTAG
- a CDS encoding YhgE/Pip domain-containing protein: protein MGTVLRIFQRDIVRLIKNPFALVVIVAMSVLPALYAWYCIEANWDPYEHTNGLHIAVANEDVPTTVEGMGSVDVGGQIVDQLSQNSQFSWEFVSKGEAIDGVKSGRYYAAFVIPSSLSADFTSALSGDRHEPHIDYYVNEKYSSTAVKVTDAGSTAIERQVEEAFSKAVSEALIGLLKDRAGDIESQIDTADGRLSQTVTGANEQVAQIIDTLQDVSQSIDSWSHVVDNAQETLDVLETAVPQASTSIDDAARVLSQVRTSSDGFSSSLAGTLTQSGALIGSTSSQVNSQVNDAVGRIMVAKADVDSVLTRLQGVIAQNDQIISQLQDAAAALPAGSAKTTALNTIARLQSHNDTLRQHVNNLSNVSTSLGRATLAAQNLSNAMNTTVQTGAQSIMVTGTALAASASRIGGSLDSLVLSMGGLSGAVSGLGPQVEEISSLLSQAQGVFSQVQASLSNTESSLGAVQKHVDDTVDDIRAIASALEADQLSVVLGLDVTSIGEFMSSPVTLDTEVLYPVEHYGAAVAPFYTNLAIWVGCFMLIAILKMEVDRKGFESMTAVQAYMARWLLFVLVSLVQAAIICIGDVALGIGCVDPISFVIAGLVTSFAFVNVVFMLGITLKHIGKALAVLLLIMQIPGSSGMYPIEMMPSFFQQVHPLLPFTYGISAMREAIGGMYGGAYAANIVVLLLIAAVSLLIGLFVRPYVLNLNVLFDKRLRETTYMVNDDQGLREPRYRVRNVVRALLDNDEYRSVLLGRATRFNRRYPSIAQISRISIIVLPLVALVIMCQFSLGPNGKVLMIVGFVTLVVLLGWALVLIEYFHDYLNNQVRMVAHSGEDLMADVMGHTPLRHKDFSANHAENVRAVLSRLREVPQKNAATEELSSGEVLNDVSSDIPSKALNGASDAVLDGAASDASDETFHKVPNGISSDTAETPSDSTSDGASKTSDDASDASIDKEKR from the coding sequence GTGGGTACGGTGCTGCGCATTTTTCAGCGTGACATAGTGCGTCTAATAAAAAATCCGTTTGCCCTGGTGGTTATTGTGGCAATGTCGGTTCTGCCGGCATTGTATGCATGGTATTGCATTGAAGCAAACTGGGACCCTTACGAACATACCAATGGACTGCATATTGCCGTCGCTAACGAAGACGTTCCGACAACGGTCGAAGGGATGGGATCGGTCGACGTCGGCGGTCAAATAGTTGATCAGTTATCACAAAACAGTCAGTTTAGCTGGGAATTTGTTTCAAAAGGTGAAGCGATAGACGGAGTTAAGTCAGGACGCTATTACGCTGCCTTTGTGATCCCCTCGTCGCTTTCTGCTGACTTTACCAGCGCACTGTCGGGCGACCGACATGAGCCACATATCGATTACTACGTCAATGAAAAGTACAGTTCAACCGCTGTAAAAGTAACCGATGCTGGATCAACGGCAATCGAGCGTCAGGTAGAGGAAGCCTTTTCAAAAGCGGTATCCGAAGCGCTTATCGGTTTGTTGAAAGACCGAGCTGGCGACATTGAAAGCCAGATTGATACAGCTGATGGGCGTCTTTCTCAAACGGTCACTGGGGCAAATGAACAGGTGGCTCAAATCATCGATACGCTACAGGACGTTTCGCAGTCTATCGACTCGTGGTCGCATGTCGTTGACAATGCTCAAGAAACGCTCGATGTGCTTGAAACTGCCGTGCCGCAGGCATCAACGTCTATCGATGATGCAGCGCGCGTTCTTTCTCAGGTACGCACTTCATCGGATGGCTTCAGTTCATCGCTCGCAGGGACCCTTACCCAGAGTGGTGCGCTTATAGGGAGTACTTCTTCGCAGGTAAATAGCCAGGTTAACGATGCTGTTGGACGCATTATGGTGGCGAAGGCTGACGTGGATAGTGTGCTTACCCGTCTTCAAGGGGTTATCGCGCAGAACGACCAGATTATTAGTCAGTTGCAAGATGCCGCTGCGGCACTGCCGGCGGGCAGCGCGAAGACTACCGCGCTCAATACGATTGCGCGTTTGCAATCCCATAACGATACGCTCAGGCAGCATGTCAATAACCTCTCAAATGTCAGTACGAGCCTCGGTCGTGCTACTCTTGCTGCGCAGAATCTTTCGAATGCTATGAACACGACAGTGCAGACGGGTGCTCAATCCATCATGGTCACGGGAACAGCTCTTGCTGCAAGTGCGTCGCGTATCGGCGGTTCGCTTGATTCGCTCGTGCTGTCGATGGGCGGTCTCTCTGGGGCAGTTTCTGGACTAGGCCCGCAGGTGGAAGAAATTTCTTCGTTGCTTTCACAGGCGCAGGGTGTCTTTAGCCAGGTTCAAGCGTCTCTTTCTAACACGGAAAGTTCTCTTGGTGCGGTACAAAAGCACGTTGACGACACTGTTGATGATATCCGCGCCATCGCTTCAGCGCTCGAAGCCGATCAACTTTCTGTGGTGCTTGGTCTTGACGTAACAAGCATTGGCGAGTTCATGTCGTCGCCGGTTACCCTTGATACCGAAGTGCTCTATCCGGTGGAGCATTATGGTGCAGCCGTTGCCCCGTTCTATACCAATCTGGCTATTTGGGTCGGCTGCTTTATGTTGATAGCTATTCTTAAGATGGAAGTCGATCGCAAAGGGTTTGAATCGATGACAGCTGTGCAGGCTTATATGGCTCGCTGGCTGCTGTTCGTTTTAGTTTCCTTAGTTCAGGCGGCGATTATCTGTATCGGTGATGTGGCATTGGGCATTGGCTGTGTCGACCCGATATCGTTTGTTATTGCGGGGCTCGTTACAAGTTTTGCCTTTGTGAACGTGGTTTTCATGTTAGGGATTACCCTGAAACACATTGGCAAGGCGCTTGCTGTGCTGTTGCTTATCATGCAGATTCCTGGTTCGTCGGGTATGTACCCTATCGAAATGATGCCGTCCTTTTTCCAACAGGTACATCCACTCTTACCCTTCACCTATGGTATTTCTGCCATGCGCGAGGCAATTGGGGGCATGTACGGCGGTGCATATGCCGCCAACATAGTGGTGCTTTTGCTTATCGCGGCGGTTTCGCTACTCATCGGCTTATTTGTCCGTCCGTATGTTCTTAATTTGAACGTGTTGTTTGACAAACGATTACGCGAAACGACCTATATGGTCAATGACGATCAAGGCCTGCGCGAACCGCGTTATCGTGTGCGCAACGTGGTGCGTGCTCTTTTGGACAACGACGAATACCGAAGCGTTTTGCTTGGTCGTGCGACGCGCTTCAACCGTCGCTATCCATCTATTGCACAGATCAGTCGTATTTCAATAATCGTCCTTCCACTTGTTGCTCTGGTTATCATGTGCCAATTTTCGCTGGGGCCGAACGGCAAGGTGCTCATGATTGTGGGCTTTGTCACGCTGGTTGTTTTGCTGGGATGGGCGCTGGTCCTTATCGAGTACTTCCATGATTACTTGAATAACCAGGTGCGCATGGTTGCGCACAGTGGAGAAGATTTGATGGCTGATGTGATGGGTCACACTCCACTGCGCCACAAGGATTTTTCTGCCAACCACGCCGAAAATGTGCGTGCGGTACTTTCCCGTTTGCGTGAAGTACCTCAGAAGAATGCCGCTACAGAAGAGCTCTCCTCGGGCGAGGTCTTGAATGATGTTTCGAGTGATATTCCAAGTAAAGCGTTAAATGGTGCTTCAGATGCAGTATTAGATGGTGCTGCGAGTGACGCTTCGGATGAAACTTTCCATAAGGTGCCGAACGGCATTTCAAGCGATACTGCAGAGACTCCTTCGGACAGCACTTCAGATGGTGCTTCGAAAACGTCAGACGATGCTTCGGACGCGTCTATTGATAAGGAAAAGCGGTGA